Proteins from a genomic interval of Halopseudomonas litoralis:
- a CDS encoding SPFH domain-containing protein has translation MEIATMLSLALLVFIVIAIAKTAQIVPQRSAFVVERLGKYAKTLEAGFHLLIPFVDRIAYRHTMKEEAIDVDRQACVTKDNIQVVVNGVIYLQVVDPKAASYGITNYRFAATQLAQTTLRSVIGKIDLDKTFEEREAINIQVVQALDEAARPWGVKVMRYEIADIELPATILDALEKQMRAERERRAVVAQSEGEREAKINVSEGIKQETINLSIADKERQINEAEGKARQIELVAQATADGLRLVADAITMPGGKDAVALRVAEQYVTEFGKLAKTNNTMILPAELSNIGAAVAAITKTLDTVKQ, from the coding sequence ATGGAAATCGCAACAATGCTGTCACTGGCGCTGCTGGTGTTTATCGTCATCGCCATCGCCAAAACCGCGCAGATCGTGCCGCAGCGCTCGGCCTTCGTGGTTGAGCGACTGGGTAAATATGCCAAGACACTGGAGGCCGGCTTTCATCTGCTGATCCCCTTTGTTGATCGCATCGCCTATCGCCACACCATGAAGGAAGAGGCCATCGACGTGGATCGTCAGGCCTGTGTCACCAAGGACAATATCCAGGTGGTGGTCAACGGGGTGATCTATCTGCAGGTGGTGGATCCCAAGGCCGCCAGCTACGGCATCACCAACTACCGTTTCGCCGCCACGCAGCTGGCTCAGACCACGCTGCGGTCGGTGATCGGCAAGATTGATCTGGACAAGACCTTTGAGGAGCGTGAGGCCATCAATATTCAGGTGGTGCAGGCGCTGGATGAGGCGGCGCGGCCCTGGGGTGTGAAGGTGATGCGCTATGAGATAGCAGATATCGAATTGCCTGCGACCATCCTCGATGCACTGGAGAAACAGATGCGCGCCGAGCGGGAACGCCGCGCGGTGGTGGCTCAGTCCGAAGGCGAGCGGGAAGCCAAGATCAATGTCTCTGAAGGGATCAAGCAGGAAACCATCAACCTGTCCATTGCTGACAAGGAGCGCCAGATCAACGAGGCTGAAGGTAAGGCCCGGCAGATCGAGCTGGTAGCCCAGGCTACCGCCGATGGGCTGCGCCTGGTCGCCGACGCCATCACCATGCCCGGCGGCAAGGACGCGGTGGCGTTGCGCGTAGCCGAGCAGTACGTCACCGAATTCGGCAAATTGGCCAAGACCAACAACACCATGATCCTGCCTGCGGAGCTGAGCAACATTGGCGCAGCGGTGGCGGCCATTACCAAAACGCTGGATACGGTGAAGCAGTGA
- a CDS encoding YdbL family protein has translation MRMSIRMGGLLLALLLSAPALALSLNEAMSALPAAKAAGQLGEQPDGYLGVVAAGGNAVEIARQINQARRDEYQRLARENNIQQRDVESMAGKKALERTPAGQYIMINDVWMKK, from the coding sequence ATGCGTATGAGTATCCGTATGGGTGGTCTGTTATTGGCATTGTTGCTGAGCGCTCCGGCGCTGGCACTGAGCCTGAACGAGGCGATGTCGGCATTGCCAGCGGCCAAGGCCGCCGGCCAGCTGGGCGAGCAGCCTGATGGTTATCTGGGAGTGGTGGCAGCGGGTGGCAATGCGGTCGAGATCGCCCGGCAGATAAATCAGGCTCGCCGCGATGAATATCAGCGTCTGGCCAGGGAGAACAATATCCAGCAGCGGGATGTGGAATCCATGGCCGGCAAGAAGGCGTTGGAGCGCACTCCTGCCGGACAATACATCATGATCAACGACGTGTGGATGAAAAAATAG
- a CDS encoding phospholipase D-like domain-containing protein yields MNSADNDMDILNRINRRKRRRRPLRVLIALLLIAWLASSLFQAYQPMSEGLSASTPWRPAGNAQVLLDQTWQTSTGERISEQQIFDEVLAMINSARRLVVLDMFLFNDFAGQSSFRSLSAEVTAALIEARKRHPNLQAVLITDPFNTLYGGLENPALLALQRAGVDVLMTPVAELPASNVLWSSLWHLCCRFVGNSNEGGWLPNPVADGKVTLRTYLHLANFRANHRKTIVADAGDSWTALVTSANPHDASSRHSNQALRFSGAAALDLLQTENVVAQLAGFNTVNWPRPPITNTIADSDNRLRVITEGAIRDAVLQMIDSAQSGDQLDMDVFYLSYRPLVEALIQAQQRGVSIRALLDPNRDAFGREKNGIPNRQAAWDLERAGIPLRWCATSGEQCHRKWIRLDRVDGSSELISGSANFTRRNLDDLNLETDVQLIAAHDFPAMTTARSAFERVWHNADGIEYSLPYAEFADHNVGRYVLYRVMEATGLSTF; encoded by the coding sequence ATGAACTCAGCGGACAACGACATGGACATTCTCAATCGCATCAACCGCAGGAAGCGGCGCCGTCGGCCTTTGCGCGTACTTATCGCTTTATTACTTATAGCGTGGCTCGCCTCGAGCCTGTTTCAGGCCTACCAGCCAATGTCGGAAGGTCTGTCGGCCAGCACACCCTGGCGTCCGGCAGGCAATGCGCAGGTTCTGCTGGATCAGACCTGGCAAACCAGCACGGGCGAGCGCATCAGCGAACAACAGATCTTCGACGAGGTTCTGGCGATGATCAACAGTGCGCGCAGGCTGGTGGTCCTGGACATGTTCCTGTTCAATGATTTTGCCGGGCAAAGCAGTTTTCGCTCCCTGTCTGCCGAGGTCACTGCGGCGCTGATCGAGGCCCGGAAGCGACACCCGAACCTGCAAGCCGTGCTCATAACCGACCCCTTCAACACGCTCTACGGTGGCTTGGAAAACCCGGCACTACTGGCATTACAGCGGGCCGGTGTGGATGTGTTGATGACCCCGGTCGCAGAACTGCCCGCCTCGAACGTACTGTGGAGCAGCCTGTGGCATCTCTGCTGCCGCTTCGTTGGCAACAGCAACGAGGGCGGCTGGCTGCCCAACCCGGTGGCCGACGGCAAGGTCACTCTGCGCACGTACCTTCACCTGGCCAACTTTCGCGCCAACCATCGCAAGACCATAGTCGCGGATGCCGGCGACAGCTGGACTGCCCTGGTCACCTCGGCCAACCCGCATGATGCCAGCAGCCGCCACAGCAACCAGGCCCTGCGCTTCAGCGGCGCCGCTGCTCTGGATCTGTTGCAGACCGAAAACGTCGTGGCGCAGCTGGCTGGTTTCAATACCGTAAACTGGCCTCGACCACCGATCACAAACACCATCGCCGACTCGGATAACCGTCTGCGGGTTATTACCGAAGGGGCCATCCGTGATGCCGTGCTGCAGATGATCGACAGCGCCCAGTCCGGCGACCAACTGGATATGGATGTGTTCTACCTGTCCTACCGCCCACTGGTCGAGGCACTGATTCAGGCACAGCAACGCGGCGTCAGCATTCGTGCCCTGCTCGACCCGAACCGCGACGCATTCGGCCGGGAGAAAAACGGCATACCCAACCGCCAGGCCGCCTGGGATCTGGAGCGGGCCGGCATCCCGCTACGCTGGTGCGCTACCAGCGGCGAGCAATGCCATCGTAAATGGATCCGTCTGGACCGGGTCGACGGTAGCAGCGAACTGATCAGCGGCTCGGCCAACTTCACCCGGCGCAATCTGGACGACCTGAACCTGGAAACCGATGTGCAGCTGATTGCCGCCCATGACTTCCCGGCCATGACGACCGCACGCAGTGCCTTCGAGCGGGTGTGGCATAACGCAGACGGGATCGAGTACAGCCTGCCCTATGCTGAATTCGCCGATCATAATGTCGGACGATATGTGTTGTATCGAGTGATGGAGGCGACGGGGTTGTCGACGTTTTGA
- a CDS encoding intermembrane phospholipid transport protein YdbH family protein has translation MRKAAISAGAVLLLVLLAVLLAGLWVQRALTAAGFEQLHWQQLRWSEGAVQVKQLNGVNVSEQGRLDFRLDGVRLRPVWDGGPRIDQLVVDELQLVWEPRDNLPPSEPTDDWSLPELDHFAGPLSWLPRELEVRHMQLQLPCEGEFCVLQGGFQLTTDQQPLALVAQLYLQADEQSLSGSLQLHEESGGYRLLAGLDLPQSLHLLGLGQLSGKVRVDLENRGSQWLLREGQADARLLQPQLDALAVLPPELRPSALMVWITPQASSLNTWRESISFAMQLQIEGAVAGQVDAQLALNHLPHWQVQLHAGRLQLNADKLELEGMQLQTVQLDWPFQAEADQNQLNLLLNEGALLTTKSLSLTDACLQLSDLRADLSKATLNLPFSAPDQLKLEAPLQLGASRLTHAALKPQGWNLSGRLQHSSSGLMLNGSLAALSGLNTDLQLNWPTGEAWRLDMTLREIFLRAADPLAATFADWPALLSFSSGRISSTLQASGRSGLDRIKGQLELTGGQGIYDRASFSGLSLPLTVSLQGKMLQLSTDALNLSALDPGLPLGPLRASGTYTAQLSKPSSGALELRSASLGVLDGRVLLEPARVDMGQARQTLVAVVEGVELARLFEVYPAEGLSGQGTLDGRFPISLANGKLQIDDGRLQAREPGVLRYQAQQLRDLAATNPGMEQLALALDNFHYQVLASDLSYDEQGVLVLGLRLEGSNPAFQQGRPVHLNIRLEEDIPALLTSLQLSGQVSEIIRKRVEQYYLQRRSP, from the coding sequence ATGCGCAAAGCTGCGATCAGTGCAGGAGCAGTGTTGCTATTGGTGTTACTGGCTGTGTTGCTGGCTGGACTATGGGTGCAGCGAGCCCTGACGGCTGCCGGATTCGAGCAGCTGCACTGGCAGCAGTTGCGCTGGTCTGAAGGTGCTGTGCAGGTGAAGCAGCTCAACGGAGTCAATGTGAGCGAGCAGGGCAGGCTGGACTTCCGGCTGGACGGCGTCAGGCTGCGTCCGGTCTGGGATGGCGGGCCGCGGATCGATCAACTGGTGGTCGATGAGTTGCAACTGGTCTGGGAGCCGCGCGATAACCTGCCCCCGAGCGAGCCGACTGATGACTGGAGCCTGCCCGAGTTGGATCACTTCGCCGGGCCGCTGTCCTGGTTGCCGCGGGAACTGGAAGTGCGCCACATGCAGCTTCAGCTGCCCTGCGAGGGCGAGTTTTGCGTGTTGCAGGGCGGCTTTCAGTTGACGACCGATCAGCAGCCGTTGGCACTGGTTGCGCAACTCTATTTGCAAGCTGACGAGCAAAGCCTGAGCGGCTCGCTGCAGTTGCATGAGGAGTCCGGTGGCTATCGACTGTTGGCCGGATTGGATCTGCCTCAATCGCTGCACCTGCTGGGCCTCGGTCAGCTCAGTGGCAAGGTGCGGGTTGACTTGGAAAACCGGGGTAGTCAATGGCTGCTGCGCGAGGGGCAGGCGGATGCGCGTTTGCTGCAGCCGCAGCTGGATGCCCTGGCGGTGTTGCCGCCGGAGCTGCGGCCATCGGCGCTGATGGTGTGGATTACGCCACAAGCGAGCAGCCTGAATACCTGGCGTGAAAGCATCTCCTTCGCCATGCAGTTGCAGATCGAAGGTGCGGTGGCCGGACAAGTCGATGCGCAGTTGGCGTTGAATCACCTGCCGCATTGGCAGGTGCAGCTGCATGCAGGACGTTTGCAGCTGAACGCAGACAAGCTGGAGCTGGAGGGAATGCAGCTGCAAACCGTGCAGCTCGATTGGCCGTTTCAGGCAGAAGCCGACCAGAACCAACTGAATCTGTTGCTCAACGAGGGCGCATTGCTCACGACGAAAAGCTTATCATTGACGGATGCATGCCTGCAGCTCTCTGACTTGCGGGCAGACCTGAGCAAAGCAACGCTGAACCTGCCTTTTTCTGCGCCTGACCAATTGAAACTGGAGGCGCCGCTGCAGCTTGGCGCGAGCCGATTGACGCATGCTGCGCTCAAGCCTCAGGGGTGGAACCTGAGCGGCAGGTTGCAACATTCCTCGAGCGGGCTGATGCTGAACGGCAGTCTGGCCGCCCTCAGCGGTCTGAATACCGACCTGCAGCTGAACTGGCCGACCGGTGAGGCGTGGCGACTGGATATGACGCTGCGAGAGATCTTTCTGCGCGCTGCCGATCCCCTGGCTGCCACCTTTGCCGACTGGCCGGCGTTGCTGAGTTTCTCCAGCGGCCGGATCAGCAGTACCTTGCAGGCCTCCGGTCGTAGTGGTCTGGATCGGATCAAGGGACAGCTGGAGCTGACCGGCGGCCAGGGTATCTACGATAGAGCCAGTTTCAGCGGCCTGTCGCTGCCTCTGACGGTGTCGCTGCAAGGGAAAATGTTGCAACTGAGTACGGACGCATTGAATCTGAGCGCTCTTGATCCTGGTCTGCCGCTTGGGCCATTGCGTGCCAGCGGCACCTACACCGCCCAGTTGAGCAAGCCCTCCAGCGGGGCGCTGGAGCTGCGCAGCGCCAGCCTCGGTGTGCTGGACGGGCGTGTTCTGCTGGAGCCGGCGAGAGTGGATATGGGGCAGGCGCGGCAAACTCTGGTGGCCGTGGTAGAGGGTGTCGAACTGGCGCGACTTTTCGAGGTCTATCCGGCGGAGGGGCTGAGTGGTCAGGGCACGCTGGACGGGCGGTTTCCGATCAGCCTTGCCAATGGCAAGCTGCAGATTGATGACGGTCGTCTGCAGGCGCGCGAACCTGGGGTGTTGCGCTATCAGGCGCAGCAGTTGCGCGACCTGGCTGCGACCAACCCCGGTATGGAGCAGCTGGCACTGGCGCTGGACAATTTCCATTATCAGGTGCTGGCCAGCGACCTGTCCTATGATGAGCAGGGTGTACTGGTTCTCGGATTGCGCCTGGAAGGCAGCAACCCTGCCTTTCAGCAGGGGCGCCCGGTGCACCTGAATATACGTTTGGAAGAAGATATTCCGGCCTTGCTGACCAGTCTGCAATTGAGCGGACAGGTGAGTGAGATCATCAGGAAACGGGTTGAGCAGTATTATCTGCAGCGACGCAGCCCATGA
- a CDS encoding YnbE family lipoprotein, with the protein MHWRLVIMAVAVGVLTACTPTVQLAAPSEPININLNVKIQHEIYIKVDRELDELFSESSGLF; encoded by the coding sequence ATGCATTGGCGTCTGGTGATAATGGCGGTGGCCGTCGGGGTACTGACTGCCTGCACGCCGACGGTACAGCTGGCGGCGCCCAGCGAACCGATCAATATCAACCTGAATGTGAAGATCCAGCATGAGATCTACATCAAGGTCGACAGGGAACTGGACGAGCTGTTCAGTGAATCCAGCGGGCTGTTCTAG
- a CDS encoding triacylglycerol lipase, giving the protein MKKNRLSLALGLVAALGAVSQTQASWFSSSDYTQTHYPIVLAHGMLGWDNMLGIDYWHGIPQALRKDGASVYITEVSQLDTSEARGEQLLEQVEEIVAISGKAKVNLFGHSHGGPTIRYVAAVRPDLIASVTSIGAPHKGSALGDFIRQVPENSAGEALLASLVNAAGKLINFLSDSPIDTPMNSLGSLESLNSEGAARFNAKFPQGIPTSACGEGDYQVNGVRYYSWSGTSPSTNILDPSDLMMTVAAMTFPKGEANDGMVGRCSSRLGMVIRDDYRMNHLDEVNQFFGLTSIFETDPVTVYRQQANRLKKAGL; this is encoded by the coding sequence ATGAAGAAGAATCGCCTCTCACTGGCGTTGGGGCTAGTCGCAGCGCTGGGCGCCGTCAGCCAGACTCAGGCTTCCTGGTTCAGCTCCTCCGATTACACGCAAACCCATTACCCCATAGTGCTCGCCCACGGCATGCTCGGCTGGGACAATATGCTGGGTATTGATTACTGGCACGGCATCCCCCAAGCGTTGCGCAAGGATGGCGCCAGCGTCTATATCACCGAGGTCAGCCAGCTGGACACCTCGGAGGCGCGGGGCGAGCAACTGCTGGAGCAGGTCGAGGAGATCGTCGCCATTTCCGGCAAGGCCAAGGTCAATCTGTTCGGCCACAGTCACGGTGGTCCGACCATCCGCTATGTCGCCGCAGTACGACCCGACCTGATCGCCTCGGTGACCAGTATAGGTGCACCACACAAGGGCTCGGCATTGGGTGACTTCATCCGTCAGGTTCCGGAGAACTCTGCCGGCGAGGCGCTGCTGGCCAGCTTGGTGAATGCGGCCGGCAAGCTGATCAACTTTCTCTCCGATAGTCCGATAGACACGCCAATGAATTCGCTGGGCTCGCTGGAATCGCTGAACTCGGAAGGCGCGGCGCGCTTCAACGCCAAATTCCCACAGGGCATTCCCACCAGCGCCTGCGGTGAGGGTGATTATCAGGTCAATGGCGTGCGCTACTATTCCTGGAGCGGCACCAGTCCTTCGACCAATATCCTCGATCCATCTGACCTCATGATGACCGTGGCCGCCATGACCTTTCCCAAAGGTGAGGCCAACGACGGCATGGTCGGCCGCTGCAGCTCGCGCCTGGGCATGGTCATTCGCGATGACTATCGGATGAACCATCTGGATGAAGTGAACCAGTTTTTCGGTCTTACCAGTATTTTCGAGACCGACCCGGTCACTGTCTATCGGCAGCAGGCCAACCGGCTGAAGAAGGCCGGTCTCTAA
- the gabD gene encoding NADP-dependent succinate-semialdehyde dehydrogenase has product MELQSPELFRQQAFIDGIWCEADHGQRVEIVNPASGERLGSVPDMGADETRRAIAAAQAAQPVWRRRTAKERAGVLRRWYELILQHQEDLARIMTAEQGKPLTEARGEIAYAASFIEWFAEEAKRVYGDVIPGHQTDKRLIVQKEPVGVTAAITPWNFPSAMITRKAGPALAAGCAMVLKPAPQTPFSALALVALAEQAGLPAGLLSVVTAGVDNARAVGGELCANPVVRKLSFTGSTAVGIQLMQQCAPSLKKLSLELGGNAPFIVFEDADLDEAVEGVMISKYRNAGQTCVCANRIYVQDAVYDAFAEKLAAAVRRLEVGDGMREGVTTGPLINAEAVSKIQRHLQDALDGGATLLAGGKPHALGGLFFEPTILTGVDSSMLIAREETFGPVAPLFRFDDEADVVRQANDTEFGLAAYFYARDLSRVFRVAEALEYGMVGINTGLISTEVAPFGGMKASGLGREGSKYGMDEYLEIKYLCLGGI; this is encoded by the coding sequence ATGGAACTGCAATCGCCCGAGCTGTTTCGCCAGCAGGCATTCATTGACGGCATCTGGTGCGAGGCTGATCACGGTCAGCGTGTCGAGATAGTCAATCCGGCCAGCGGTGAGCGCCTGGGCAGCGTACCTGACATGGGCGCCGACGAGACCCGTCGCGCTATCGCGGCGGCTCAGGCGGCGCAACCTGTATGGCGTCGGCGTACCGCCAAAGAGCGTGCTGGTGTGTTGCGCCGCTGGTATGAACTGATCCTGCAGCATCAGGAAGATCTGGCGCGGATCATGACCGCAGAGCAAGGCAAGCCGCTGACCGAGGCTCGGGGCGAGATTGCCTATGCCGCCTCCTTTATCGAATGGTTCGCCGAGGAAGCCAAGCGCGTCTATGGCGATGTGATTCCCGGTCATCAGACGGATAAGCGCCTCATCGTGCAGAAGGAGCCGGTCGGTGTGACAGCGGCAATCACGCCGTGGAACTTCCCCTCTGCAATGATTACCCGCAAGGCCGGTCCGGCCCTGGCTGCCGGCTGCGCCATGGTGCTGAAACCCGCGCCGCAGACGCCTTTCTCCGCGCTGGCGTTGGTCGCATTGGCAGAGCAGGCGGGCCTGCCGGCCGGCTTGCTCAGTGTCGTGACAGCAGGGGTGGATAACGCGCGGGCAGTGGGCGGCGAGCTGTGCGCCAATCCGGTGGTGCGCAAGCTATCCTTTACCGGCTCTACCGCTGTCGGTATTCAGCTGATGCAGCAGTGTGCCCCGAGCCTGAAGAAACTGTCGCTGGAGCTGGGCGGCAACGCACCCTTCATCGTGTTCGAAGACGCCGATCTGGACGAGGCGGTGGAAGGTGTCATGATCTCCAAATACCGCAACGCCGGTCAGACCTGCGTATGTGCCAACCGGATCTACGTGCAGGATGCGGTTTATGACGCCTTCGCCGAGAAACTCGCGGCGGCGGTGCGCCGGCTGGAGGTGGGCGATGGCATGCGCGAAGGTGTCACTACCGGACCGCTGATCAATGCCGAGGCGGTGAGCAAGATCCAGCGCCATCTGCAGGATGCACTGGATGGCGGCGCGACCCTGCTTGCCGGTGGTAAACCTCACGCTCTGGGCGGGTTGTTTTTCGAGCCGACCATCTTGACCGGGGTAGACAGCAGCATGCTGATTGCCCGCGAAGAGACCTTCGGCCCGGTGGCACCGTTGTTTCGCTTCGACGACGAGGCCGATGTGGTCCGCCAGGCCAATGACACCGAATTCGGCCTGGCGGCTTACTTCTATGCCCGGGACCTGAGTCGGGTGTTCCGTGTCGCCGAGGCTCTGGAGTATGGCATGGTGGGTATCAACACGGGTCTGATCTCCACCGAAGTGGCACCTTTTGGCGGCATGAAAGCCTCGGGGCTGGGTCGCGAAGGCTCGAAGTACGGCATGGACGAGTACCTGGAAATCAAATACCTGTGTCTGGGTGGTATCTGA
- a CDS encoding NfeD family protein has protein sequence MLLNSFLNGYPFWLLLGFALLISEFFVPGVIAVFFGLGALAVGVLTLTGVIESLAVQLFCFGAFSLVALFGLRRRCTRWLRGSVGGRSQTDLDDVGVLGNRVTVMTDFVGGTGDVQLNGAKWDAESNEPLRTGDTAWVVGINGIVLRVSASRPYQAS, from the coding sequence ATGTTATTGAACAGCTTTCTCAATGGATATCCCTTCTGGCTCTTACTCGGTTTCGCATTGCTGATTTCCGAGTTCTTTGTGCCTGGTGTGATTGCGGTCTTCTTTGGGCTGGGCGCACTGGCAGTTGGCGTGTTGACGCTGACCGGCGTGATTGAGAGTCTGGCGGTACAACTATTTTGTTTCGGTGCTTTCAGTCTGGTTGCTCTGTTTGGCCTGCGCCGGCGGTGTACGCGCTGGCTGCGCGGCAGCGTCGGGGGCAGGTCTCAGACTGATCTGGATGATGTCGGGGTGCTGGGCAACCGGGTGACGGTAATGACCGACTTTGTTGGCGGCACCGGGGACGTGCAACTCAATGGCGCCAAATGGGATGCCGAATCCAATGAGCCACTGCGCACCGGTGATACCGCCTGGGTGGTGGGCATCAACGGCATAGTGTTGCGTGTCAGTGCCTCACGACCCTATCAAGCTTCCTGA
- a CDS encoding lipase secretion chaperone: protein MKALIYLPLLGSALLLGWYITMDSGPVTTPPVLSNKNAEPVAPVAQLHQRTESPKPSRPLPASVRGTEVDGQLEVDAAGNLLISNQTRHLFDYFLSLIGEENSTVTHQRIRNHLAQQLSQPALGQALELLESYLDYQQQLAELESHFPVTESLHDLFAREQAVQRLRATLFDRETHAAFFAGEEIYNNFTLERLAIHRDSSLDEQQQALATEALRESLPEEMQQLLVPQIHQDLRQQTRELLAAGADHGEIRQLRMQMLGPEATERLEALDQRRAQWQQRVTSFNQEREVILDQPGLADIDRQAAVNALLEEQFTETERLRLVN, encoded by the coding sequence ATGAAAGCACTCATCTATCTTCCCCTTCTGGGCAGCGCTCTGTTGCTTGGCTGGTATATAACTATGGACAGCGGTCCGGTAACAACACCGCCGGTCCTCAGCAATAAAAACGCGGAACCTGTCGCCCCCGTGGCGCAGCTGCATCAGCGCACCGAGTCACCCAAGCCCAGCCGGCCGCTCCCGGCCAGCGTGCGTGGTACCGAAGTGGACGGCCAACTGGAAGTGGATGCTGCGGGCAACCTGCTGATCAGCAACCAGACCCGCCATCTGTTCGATTACTTCCTGAGCCTGATCGGCGAAGAAAACTCAACCGTCACGCATCAGCGCATTCGCAATCACCTGGCGCAGCAACTATCGCAACCCGCCCTGGGGCAAGCGCTGGAGCTGTTGGAAAGCTATCTCGACTATCAACAACAGCTGGCCGAACTGGAAAGTCATTTTCCGGTAACCGAGAGCCTGCATGATCTGTTCGCCCGTGAACAGGCAGTCCAGCGCCTGCGCGCCACGCTGTTCGATCGCGAGACCCACGCTGCGTTCTTCGCTGGCGAAGAGATCTATAACAACTTCACGCTGGAACGGCTGGCGATCCACCGCGACAGCAGTCTGGATGAGCAGCAGCAAGCCTTGGCCACAGAAGCCCTGCGTGAAAGCCTGCCGGAGGAAATGCAACAGCTACTGGTACCACAGATACATCAGGACCTGCGCCAGCAGACCCGAGAGCTATTGGCAGCAGGAGCGGACCATGGAGAGATTCGTCAATTACGTATGCAGATGCTCGGGCCGGAGGCCACCGAACGGCTGGAAGCACTGGACCAGCGCCGGGCACAATGGCAGCAGCGGGTGACCAGCTTCAATCAGGAGCGCGAAGTCATCCTCGACCAGCCGGGGCTGGCGGACATCGACAGGCAGGCTGCGGTGAACGCCCTGCTTGAAGAGCAGTTCACCGAGACAGAGCGATTACGACTTGTAAACTGA
- a CDS encoding MarR family winged helix-turn-helix transcriptional regulator, which translates to MMHDLYLALRRLQRATEIHAKRLGRHSGLTPIQLLILHSIQAMGEGTLGTLAKQVSVSQATLSTIIDRLENRELLKRVRSQSDKRKVHLTLTAKGEAAIQAEPALLPSAFLERFGKLADWEQLMLLASLQRVAGLFEEGQQSAHVFIDDEPLV; encoded by the coding sequence ATGATGCACGATTTGTATCTGGCCCTTCGGCGGCTGCAGCGCGCGACCGAAATTCACGCCAAGCGCCTTGGCCGCCATAGTGGGCTGACGCCGATTCAACTGCTGATCCTGCACAGTATCCAGGCGATGGGCGAAGGTACGCTCGGCACCCTGGCCAAGCAGGTCAGCGTATCGCAGGCGACCCTCAGTACCATTATTGACCGCTTGGAAAACCGCGAGCTGCTCAAGCGTGTCCGCAGCCAGAGCGACAAGCGCAAGGTGCATCTGACCCTGACCGCGAAGGGCGAAGCGGCCATCCAGGCCGAGCCGGCTCTGTTGCCGAGCGCCTTTCTCGAGCGTTTCGGCAAGCTCGCCGACTGGGAGCAGTTGATGCTGCTGGCCAGCCTGCAACGGGTAGCTGGCTTGTTCGAGGAAGGTCAGCAGTCCGCTCATGTGTTCATTGATGACGAGCCGCTGGTGTAG